One window of the Ramlibacter henchirensis genome contains the following:
- a CDS encoding ABC transporter permease: METSAWRLGWRTLGRDLRAGELRLLIVAVMLAVAALTAVGFFADRLKGGLARDARQLLGGDSVVVSDNPTPQAFLEKARSLGLQSVTTILFPTMARAPDDKGGGARLVALKAVEPGYPLRGGLTVADQPDGPGEATSDVPRAGEVWVDRALLEALGLAPGDRLLLGDASLRIARVVVLELDRGTGFSTFAPRVMVNQSDLPATRLIQPASRVAYRFAVAGPDRAVKSFTQFATAEATRTQVRGVRVESLESGRPEMRQTMDRAEKFLNLVALLSALLSAVAVALAARGFAASHLDDCAMLRVLGQSQRTIAAVYTVEFGLIGLAASLLGVAIGFAVHFVFILLLSGLVETSLPAASLWPVGFGLGMGLTLLFAFGLPPVLQLAQVPPLRVIRRDVGNLKPASALVLGVGVAGFATLLLAASSDLKLGGIAVGGFAGAVLLFALLSWAAVKLLRVSVNEVTAPRWLVLATRQLSARPVYAVVQVSSLAVGLLALMLLVLLRTDLVASWRKATPPDAPNRFVINVMPEQGEAFQQALRAGGVNRYDWYPMIRGRLVAVNGRAVGPDDFTDDRARRLVDREFNLSHSATAPAHNMVVAGRWQPEEADAVSVEEGIAETLGLKLGDTLRFDIAGVTSEAKITSLRKVDWGSMRANFFVMYPVSQMPDVPSTYMTSFRAPERKGFDNALVRQFPNITNVDMTSTINQVQAVLDKVVRAVEFLFGFTLAAGVVVLFAAVTATREERAREFAIMRAVGARGSLLRQVQRAELAGVGLLAGFLASVVASVVGWGLARFVFDFQWTASPLVPLAGALTGAALALGAGWWGLREVLRRPVVETLRRAAE, encoded by the coding sequence ATGGAGACCTCTGCCTGGCGCCTTGGCTGGCGCACCCTCGGCCGCGACCTGCGCGCCGGTGAGCTGCGGCTGCTGATCGTCGCGGTGATGCTGGCGGTCGCGGCGCTCACCGCGGTCGGGTTCTTCGCCGACCGGCTCAAGGGCGGGCTGGCCCGCGACGCGCGCCAGTTGCTGGGCGGCGATTCCGTCGTCGTCAGCGACAACCCGACGCCGCAGGCATTCCTGGAAAAGGCGCGCTCGCTGGGGCTGCAAAGCGTCACCACGATCCTCTTTCCGACGATGGCACGGGCGCCCGACGACAAGGGCGGCGGTGCGCGGCTCGTGGCGCTGAAGGCGGTCGAGCCGGGGTATCCGCTGCGCGGCGGCCTCACGGTGGCCGACCAGCCGGACGGGCCGGGCGAGGCGACGAGCGACGTGCCGCGCGCCGGCGAAGTCTGGGTCGACCGCGCGCTGCTGGAAGCGCTTGGCCTCGCGCCGGGTGACCGGCTGCTCCTCGGCGACGCCAGCCTGCGCATCGCGCGCGTCGTGGTGCTCGAGCTGGACCGCGGCACCGGCTTCTCCACGTTCGCGCCGCGCGTGATGGTCAACCAGTCGGACCTGCCGGCCACCCGGCTGATCCAGCCCGCGAGCCGCGTTGCTTATCGCTTCGCCGTCGCGGGGCCCGACCGCGCGGTCAAGAGCTTCACCCAGTTCGCCACGGCCGAGGCGACCCGCACCCAGGTGCGCGGCGTGCGCGTCGAGTCGCTGGAAAGCGGCCGGCCCGAGATGCGGCAGACGATGGACCGCGCGGAGAAATTCCTGAACCTGGTGGCGTTGCTGTCCGCGTTGCTGAGCGCGGTCGCGGTGGCGCTGGCGGCGCGCGGCTTCGCCGCCAGCCACCTGGACGATTGCGCCATGCTGCGCGTGCTGGGACAGTCGCAGCGCACCATCGCCGCCGTGTACACGGTGGAGTTCGGGCTGATCGGCCTGGCCGCGAGCCTGCTCGGTGTCGCGATCGGCTTCGCGGTGCACTTCGTGTTCATCCTGCTGCTTTCCGGCCTGGTGGAAACGTCGCTGCCCGCAGCCAGCCTGTGGCCGGTGGGCTTCGGCCTCGGCATGGGCCTGACCTTGCTGTTCGCGTTCGGGCTGCCGCCGGTGCTGCAGCTCGCGCAGGTGCCGCCGCTGCGCGTGATCCGGCGCGACGTGGGCAACCTCAAGCCCGCTTCGGCCCTGGTGCTGGGCGTCGGCGTCGCGGGCTTCGCCACGCTGCTGCTGGCGGCCAGCAGCGACCTGAAGCTGGGCGGCATCGCGGTGGGCGGCTTCGCGGGCGCGGTGCTGCTGTTCGCGCTGCTGAGCTGGGCCGCCGTGAAGCTGCTGCGCGTGTCGGTGAACGAGGTGACCGCGCCGCGCTGGCTGGTGCTGGCCACCCGACAACTCTCGGCGCGGCCGGTGTACGCGGTCGTGCAGGTGAGCTCGCTCGCCGTCGGGCTGCTCGCCCTGATGCTGCTCGTGCTGCTGCGCACCGACCTCGTCGCCAGCTGGCGCAAGGCCACGCCGCCGGATGCGCCCAACCGCTTCGTCATCAACGTCATGCCGGAGCAGGGCGAAGCCTTCCAGCAGGCGCTGCGCGCGGGCGGCGTGAACCGCTACGACTGGTACCCGATGATCCGGGGGCGGCTGGTCGCCGTGAATGGTCGCGCGGTCGGTCCCGACGACTTCACCGACGATCGCGCACGACGCCTCGTCGATCGCGAATTCAACCTCTCGCACTCGGCCACTGCACCCGCCCACAACATGGTGGTGGCCGGCCGCTGGCAACCGGAAGAGGCCGACGCCGTGAGCGTCGAAGAAGGCATCGCGGAAACGCTAGGCCTGAAGCTGGGCGACACGCTGCGCTTCGACATCGCCGGCGTCACGAGCGAGGCGAAGATCACCAGCCTGCGAAAGGTGGACTGGGGTTCGATGCGCGCCAACTTCTTCGTCATGTACCCGGTGAGCCAGATGCCCGATGTGCCCAGCACCTACATGACGTCGTTCCGCGCCCCCGAGCGCAAGGGCTTCGACAACGCGCTGGTGCGCCAATTCCCCAACATCACCAACGTCGACATGACCAGCACGATCAACCAGGTGCAGGCGGTGCTCGACAAGGTGGTGCGCGCGGTGGAGTTCCTGTTCGGATTCACGCTCGCCGCCGGCGTGGTCGTGCTGTTCGCGGCTGTCACCGCGACGCGTGAGGAGCGCGCGCGGGAGTTCGCGATCATGCGCGCCGTCGGAGCTCGCGGCTCCTTGCTGCGTCAGGTGCAGCGCGCCGAGCTCGCGGGGGTGGGGCTGCTGGCGGGCTTTCTGGCGAGCGTCGTCGCTTCGGTTGTGGGCTGGGGATTGGCGCGCTTCGTTTTCGATTTCCAGTGGACCGCTTCGCCGCTCGTTCCGCTGGCGGGCGCGCTCACGGGCGCTGCGCTCGCGCTCGGTGCGGGCTGGTGGGGACTGCGCGAGGTGCTCAGGCGGCCGGTGGTCGAGACCCTCCGCCGCGCGGCGGAGTAG
- a CDS encoding type I polyketide synthase — protein sequence MTENVSQGIEPGCVAIVGMAGRFPAARTPAELWKLLAGGREATQWLTDEELRAAGVSDAELNDPNYVKASLVLPDMEMFDAEFFGFSRRDAAILDPQHRHFIESAWEALEDAGHPPEKFEGAIGVFAGCGMQAYLPYNLLTNPELKKSVGLFLLRHTGNDKDFLSTRVSYLLDLKGPSLGIQTACSTSLVAVHVASQSLLAGECDMALAGASSIELPHRHGYRFAEGEILSPDGHCRAFDENASGTLFGSGAAVVVLRRLEDAIRDRDNIYAVIRGSAVNNDGSQKAGYLAPSVDGQARAAVEALGVANIEPASVQYIEAHGTGTPVGDPIEIAALTQAYGEGGRGFCGIGSVKTNIGHLDTAAGVASLIKVSLALRNELIPPSLNFTRPNSRFDIEKTPFRVVDQPRPWTRGQQPRRAAINSLGVGGTNAHVIVEEAPRLVSQAPAQQPLQVLTLSARTPASLERLKAKWSDYLAQRPADFSLFDAAFTLQEGRRAFAHRCAIVAQDVEGLAAALDTRNHPRVAAGKSGTSAPGVVMMFPGGGASYAGAGRELLTQPAFRAAVDDCFRRMPADVPSDLRSVMFEREPGDEQGGRVLEQPRYNIPALFVLEYAIAKLWESWGVKPAAVIGHSAGEYAAAVIAGVMSLEDALKVVVLRGQLFEQVPSGAMLSVDLPESELRTLMEGLELDIGVINAPDLCIASGPSASIDELARRLAAQGREGRRLHIKVAAHSRLLDGILERFRQGVSSIRLSPPTIPFISNLSGDWADAALLSDPDYWVRHLRQPVRYAAGLAKVLEMGDAVLLEAGPGQGLCALARQNLQGQQRTVLPSTCKAQEPNADLSLMLTSLGALWTRGITPDWNAVRGGGSPRRISLPTYAFDHQRHWIEPGRITHEETSQQDAVPVQSVRRLPQMDDWFGVPQWSPAPLPHVPAAQPGQQWLVFGGNDATTAGVLRRIAEEGGKATLVRHGDAFASGADGYTVHPDDEAQFEQLFTALDQAGRSPDHIVHLWSLETGAQGRGEGLLLGQALAFDSLVHIAKVLQTLDVRQPVRLTVIAAGSQAVNGSKVEHPVRSLALGPCRVIPRELPNVSTVLVDLDPRDTASAAICRAVVCEALAAPGADLVALRGGTRWVAQLVRSASSTSAKPLVREGGAYLITGGLGDIALELASFLAGRYKARLGLVSRRALPERSAWQALASSRDQGEPAQLVRRLLEIESSAGAQLATYSADVTDAAAMSRVVEDMRRRWGAINGVFHAAGALQDAPIAAKTAESLRKVIAPKAVGAQVLHELLPPGQLDVFAVFSSTSVYLGPPGQVDYVAANAFLDALAAARPDGLAIHWGIWGDKGMAARAYGRTPAPPLPQGGHPLLGVRRDTENGPAFEATYSAQDLWVLREHAVAGRPVLPGTGYIEIARAAMAQLHPGAGVEIRSLSFEEAMVFDAGGRREVRIEMQRSGEGYEFVVRSRAEAREPWQEHARALVARFNGTLPPNTQPPAGAWQEGRLPQDGVAFGPRWHNIARMQLDGHRGTAEMALPERFAADLQPYALHPAVTDIAATFGLHLLDEQNRRDSLFVPLSVDRIRIVAPLPLRSISRAELKGPVKDRFAAFDVSLHTPEGAPIATFEGFSLRGVDPQAMSRNAASHARKEPSLAEAMLACGLRSEEAPALFERVLSGGARDVVVSSISLSAVKRAMSDAAPKPLPPVAASRAPAASAAQLNPVESVIAEVWRELLGVDEVGRDDDFFALGGHSLAAVRLFARIRKQWNVDLPLATLFQGSTLAGLAAIVAEAGRLDTSMPTAPAPTAAPAASNVIQLPRAWSPLVAICRGSAERRPVFCVHGAGGNVLNFKVISDRLGPQQPFYGLQAQGVDGRLPPLTSVEAMAAQYVEAIRTVDPAGPYRLAGYSGGGVIAYEMAQQLRREGRQVDTIVMIDTLAPEAARRKVPLLQKVWLKRHWNLEFLLDWPARRRRGREMQRQYQVAMEKVARGEPLPPELADFHLFRNFTDAQERYQPQRYEGDIVLLRAAQAETVYLFAGPQLGWNELVSGEIRVTEVGGSHFSMMAEPGVSEVIEAFRRELARLDGEGPAGKGTAEGRKGLRSVGSRGLSPVA from the coding sequence ATGACAGAAAACGTTTCGCAAGGCATCGAACCCGGCTGCGTGGCCATCGTGGGCATGGCCGGTCGCTTCCCGGCCGCGCGCACGCCGGCCGAGCTGTGGAAGCTGCTGGCCGGCGGACGCGAGGCCACCCAGTGGCTCACCGACGAGGAGCTGCGTGCCGCCGGCGTGAGCGATGCCGAGCTGAACGACCCAAACTACGTGAAGGCCAGCCTGGTGCTGCCCGACATGGAGATGTTCGACGCCGAGTTCTTCGGCTTCTCCAGGCGCGACGCCGCCATCCTGGATCCGCAGCACCGCCACTTCATCGAGTCGGCGTGGGAAGCGCTGGAGGACGCCGGCCATCCGCCAGAGAAGTTCGAGGGCGCCATCGGCGTGTTCGCCGGCTGCGGCATGCAGGCCTACCTGCCGTATAACCTGCTCACCAATCCCGAGCTGAAGAAGTCGGTGGGCCTGTTCCTGCTGCGGCACACCGGCAACGACAAGGACTTCCTGTCGACCCGCGTCTCCTACCTGCTCGACCTGAAGGGCCCGAGCCTGGGCATCCAGACCGCCTGCTCCACGTCGCTGGTGGCCGTGCACGTCGCGTCCCAGAGCCTGCTGGCCGGCGAGTGCGACATGGCCCTGGCCGGCGCGTCCAGCATCGAGCTGCCGCACCGCCATGGCTACCGCTTTGCCGAAGGCGAGATCCTCTCGCCCGACGGCCACTGCCGCGCGTTCGACGAGAACGCCAGCGGCACGCTGTTCGGCAGCGGCGCCGCCGTGGTGGTGCTGCGCCGACTCGAAGACGCGATCCGCGACCGCGACAACATCTACGCCGTGATCCGCGGCTCCGCCGTCAACAACGACGGCTCGCAGAAGGCCGGCTACCTGGCGCCGAGCGTCGATGGGCAGGCGCGCGCCGCCGTCGAAGCGCTGGGCGTGGCCAACATCGAGCCCGCGAGCGTGCAGTACATCGAGGCGCACGGCACCGGCACGCCGGTGGGCGACCCGATCGAGATCGCGGCGCTCACGCAGGCCTACGGCGAAGGCGGCCGCGGCTTCTGCGGCATCGGCTCGGTCAAGACCAACATCGGCCACCTGGACACGGCCGCCGGCGTGGCGTCGCTGATCAAGGTGTCGCTCGCGCTGCGCAACGAGCTGATCCCGCCGTCGCTCAACTTCACCCGCCCCAACAGCCGCTTCGACATCGAGAAGACGCCGTTCCGCGTCGTCGACCAGCCGCGGCCCTGGACGCGCGGGCAGCAGCCGCGCCGCGCCGCGATCAACTCGCTCGGCGTGGGCGGCACCAACGCGCACGTGATCGTGGAGGAGGCGCCCCGCCTCGTTTCGCAGGCGCCGGCGCAGCAGCCGCTGCAGGTGCTCACACTGTCGGCGCGCACGCCCGCTTCGCTGGAGCGCCTGAAGGCCAAGTGGAGCGACTACCTCGCCCAGCGGCCGGCGGACTTCAGCCTGTTCGATGCCGCCTTCACGCTGCAGGAAGGCCGCCGCGCCTTCGCGCATCGCTGCGCCATCGTCGCGCAGGACGTGGAAGGCCTGGCCGCCGCGCTGGACACGCGCAACCATCCGCGGGTGGCCGCGGGCAAGTCCGGCACGAGCGCCCCGGGCGTCGTGATGATGTTCCCCGGCGGCGGCGCCAGCTACGCGGGCGCCGGCCGCGAACTGCTCACACAACCGGCGTTCCGCGCCGCGGTGGACGACTGCTTCCGTCGCATGCCCGCCGACGTGCCGTCCGACCTGCGCTCGGTGATGTTCGAGCGCGAGCCCGGCGACGAGCAGGGCGGCCGCGTGCTGGAGCAGCCGCGCTACAACATCCCCGCGCTGTTCGTCCTCGAGTACGCCATCGCGAAGCTGTGGGAAAGCTGGGGCGTCAAGCCCGCGGCCGTGATCGGCCACAGCGCGGGCGAGTACGCCGCGGCGGTGATCGCGGGCGTGATGAGCCTGGAAGACGCGCTCAAGGTCGTGGTGCTGCGTGGCCAGCTTTTTGAGCAGGTGCCCTCCGGCGCAATGCTGTCGGTGGACCTGCCGGAGTCCGAGCTGCGCACGCTGATGGAGGGCCTGGAGCTGGACATCGGCGTGATCAACGCGCCCGACCTGTGCATCGCTTCGGGTCCCTCCGCATCGATCGACGAGCTGGCCAGGCGCCTGGCGGCGCAAGGCCGCGAAGGCCGGCGGCTGCACATCAAGGTGGCTGCGCATTCGCGCCTGCTAGACGGCATCCTGGAGCGGTTCCGCCAGGGCGTTTCGAGCATCCGCCTCTCGCCGCCGACGATCCCCTTCATCTCCAACCTGAGCGGGGACTGGGCCGATGCGGCACTGCTGTCCGATCCGGACTACTGGGTGCGCCACCTGCGCCAGCCGGTGCGCTATGCCGCGGGCCTGGCCAAGGTGCTCGAGATGGGCGACGCCGTGCTGCTGGAAGCCGGTCCGGGCCAGGGCCTGTGCGCTCTCGCCCGCCAGAACCTGCAGGGCCAGCAGCGCACCGTGCTGCCGTCCACGTGCAAGGCGCAGGAGCCGAATGCCGACCTGTCGCTGATGCTGACTTCGCTCGGCGCGCTGTGGACCCGCGGCATCACGCCGGACTGGAACGCGGTGCGCGGCGGCGGTTCGCCGCGCCGCATCTCGCTGCCCACCTACGCTTTCGATCACCAGCGGCACTGGATCGAGCCGGGCAGGATCACGCACGAGGAAACTTCGCAGCAGGACGCCGTGCCCGTGCAGTCCGTGCGCCGCCTGCCGCAGATGGACGACTGGTTCGGCGTACCGCAATGGAGTCCCGCGCCGCTGCCGCACGTGCCGGCCGCGCAACCCGGCCAGCAGTGGCTGGTGTTCGGCGGCAACGACGCCACGACGGCAGGCGTGCTGCGCCGCATCGCCGAAGAGGGCGGCAAGGCCACGCTGGTGCGCCACGGCGACGCGTTCGCCTCCGGCGCCGACGGCTACACCGTCCACCCCGACGACGAAGCCCAGTTCGAACAACTCTTCACCGCACTCGACCAGGCGGGCCGCTCGCCCGACCACATCGTCCACCTCTGGTCGCTGGAGACCGGCGCGCAAGGGCGCGGCGAGGGCCTGCTGCTCGGCCAGGCGCTGGCCTTCGACAGCCTGGTGCACATCGCCAAGGTGCTGCAGACGCTGGACGTGCGCCAGCCGGTGCGGCTCACGGTGATCGCCGCCGGCAGCCAGGCGGTGAACGGCTCGAAGGTGGAGCATCCGGTGCGAAGCCTCGCGCTGGGGCCGTGCCGCGTGATCCCGCGCGAGCTGCCCAATGTCAGCACCGTGCTGGTCGACCTCGACCCGCGCGACACCGCTTCGGCCGCGATCTGCCGCGCCGTCGTGTGCGAAGCGCTGGCGGCACCGGGTGCCGACCTCGTCGCCTTGCGCGGAGGCACGCGCTGGGTGGCGCAGCTGGTGCGCTCGGCGTCTTCCACGTCGGCCAAGCCGCTGGTGCGCGAAGGCGGCGCCTACCTCATCACCGGTGGCCTGGGTGACATCGCACTGGAGCTCGCATCCTTCCTGGCGGGCCGCTATAAGGCGCGCCTCGGGCTGGTCAGCCGGCGCGCACTGCCGGAGCGTTCGGCCTGGCAGGCGCTCGCGTCCAGCCGCGACCAGGGCGAGCCGGCGCAACTGGTGCGCCGCCTGCTGGAGATCGAGTCCTCGGCCGGTGCGCAACTCGCGACCTACAGCGCCGACGTCACGGATGCGGCCGCCATGTCGCGCGTGGTCGAGGACATGCGGCGCCGCTGGGGCGCGATCAACGGCGTCTTCCACGCCGCGGGCGCGCTGCAGGATGCGCCCATCGCCGCCAAGACCGCCGAGTCGCTGCGCAAGGTGATCGCGCCCAAGGCGGTCGGCGCCCAGGTGCTGCACGAGCTGCTGCCGCCCGGCCAGCTGGACGTGTTCGCGGTGTTCTCCTCCACCAGCGTGTACCTCGGCCCGCCGGGACAGGTCGACTACGTGGCGGCCAACGCCTTCCTCGATGCGCTCGCCGCGGCCCGCCCGGACGGCCTGGCCATCCACTGGGGCATCTGGGGCGACAAGGGCATGGCCGCGCGCGCCTACGGCCGCACACCCGCCCCTCCGTTGCCACAGGGCGGGCATCCGCTGCTGGGCGTGCGGCGCGACACCGAGAACGGTCCCGCGTTCGAGGCGACCTACTCGGCGCAGGACCTCTGGGTGCTGCGCGAGCATGCCGTCGCCGGTCGCCCGGTGCTGCCCGGCACGGGCTACATCGAGATCGCGCGTGCCGCGATGGCGCAGTTGCATCCCGGCGCAGGCGTGGAGATCCGATCGCTCTCCTTCGAGGAAGCGATGGTGTTCGACGCCGGCGGCCGCCGCGAGGTGCGCATCGAGATGCAGCGCAGCGGCGAAGGCTACGAGTTCGTGGTGCGCAGCCGCGCCGAGGCGCGCGAGCCGTGGCAGGAACACGCCCGTGCCCTGGTGGCCCGCTTCAACGGCACGCTGCCGCCGAACACGCAGCCCCCCGCCGGCGCCTGGCAGGAAGGTCGGCTGCCGCAGGACGGCGTCGCCTTCGGTCCGCGCTGGCACAACATCGCGCGCATGCAGCTGGACGGCCACCGCGGGACCGCGGAGATGGCGCTGCCGGAGCGCTTCGCGGCCGACCTGCAGCCCTATGCGCTGCATCCTGCGGTGACCGACATCGCGGCGACCTTCGGACTGCACCTGCTCGATGAGCAGAACCGCCGCGACAGCCTCTTCGTGCCGCTGTCCGTGGACCGCATCCGCATCGTGGCGCCGCTGCCGCTGCGCAGCATCAGCCGCGCCGAGCTCAAGGGCCCGGTGAAGGACCGCTTCGCCGCGTTCGACGTCAGCCTGCACACGCCCGAAGGCGCGCCGATCGCCACCTTCGAAGGCTTCAGCCTGCGCGGAGTCGACCCGCAGGCGATGTCGCGCAACGCGGCCAGCCATGCGCGCAAGGAACCCAGCCTGGCCGAGGCGATGCTGGCGTGCGGCCTGCGGTCCGAGGAAGCGCCCGCGCTGTTCGAGCGCGTGCTGTCGGGCGGTGCGCGTGACGTGGTCGTGTCCTCGATCTCGCTGTCGGCCGTCAAGCGCGCGATGAGTGACGCCGCGCCCAAGCCGCTGCCGCCGGTGGCGGCCTCGCGTGCGCCTGCTGCTTCGGCGGCGCAGCTCAATCCGGTCGAGTCGGTCATCGCCGAGGTGTGGCGCGAGCTGCTCGGCGTGGACGAGGTCGGCCGCGATGACGACTTCTTCGCGCTGGGCGGCCATTCGCTCGCGGCGGTGCGCCTGTTCGCGCGCATCCGCAAGCAGTGGAACGTCGACCTGCCGCTGGCCACGCTGTTCCAGGGCTCCACGCTCGCCGGCCTGGCCGCGATCGTGGCCGAAGCCGGCCGCCTGGACACCAGCATGCCGACTGCGCCTGCGCCCACGGCAGCGCCCGCCGCCTCCAACGTCATCCAGCTGCCGCGCGCCTGGTCGCCGCTGGTAGCGATCTGCCGCGGCTCGGCCGAGCGGCGCCCGGTGTTCTGCGTGCACGGCGCGGGCGGCAACGTGCTCAACTTCAAGGTGATCTCCGACCGGCTCGGGCCGCAGCAGCCGTTCTACGGGCTGCAGGCCCAGGGTGTGGACGGCCGGCTGCCGCCGCTGACCAGCGTCGAGGCGATGGCCGCGCAGTACGTGGAAGCCATCCGCACGGTGGACCCGGCCGGCCCGTACCGGCTGGCGGGCTACTCCGGCGGCGGCGTCATCGCGTACGAGATGGCGCAGCAGCTGCGGCGCGAGGGCCGGCAGGTCGACACCATCGTCATGATCGACACGCTGGCGCCCGAAGCGGCGCGACGCAAGGTGCCGCTGCTGCAGAAGGTCTGGCTCAAGCGCCACTGGAACCTGGAGTTCCTGCTCGACTGGCCGGCCCGGCGGCGTCGCGGCCGCGAGATGCAGCGTCAGTACCAGGTGGCGATGGAGAAGGTCGCGCGCGGCGAGCCGCTGCCGCCAGAGCTGGCCGACTTCCACCTGTTCCGCAACTTCACCGACGCGCAGGAACGCTACCAGCCGCAGCGCTACGAGGGCGACATCGTGCTGCTGCGCGCAGCGCAGGCCGAGACGGTCTACCTGTTCGCCGGGCCGCAGCTCGGATGGAACGAGCTCGTGTCGGGCGAGATCCGCGTCACCGAAGTGGGCGGCTCGCACTTCTCGATGATGGCCGAGCCCGGCGTGTCGGAGGTGATCGAAGCTTTCCGGCGCGAGCTGGCGCGGCTGGACGGCGAGGGCCCCGCGGGGAAGGGCACGGCGGAAGGCCGCAAGGGCCTGCGGTCGGTTGGGTCGCGCGGATTGAGTCCGGTGGCCTGA